Proteins from one Setaria italica strain Yugu1 chromosome V, Setaria_italica_v2.0, whole genome shotgun sequence genomic window:
- the LOC101757064 gene encoding 60S ribosomal protein L36-3 gives MAPTQAKSGLFVGINKGHIVTKRELPLRPSDRKGKATKRVTFVRSLIREVAGFAPYEKRITELLKVGKDKRALKVAKRKLGTHKRAKKKREEMANVVRKMRSGGGAADKKK, from the exons atggcgccgacACAGGCCAAGTCAGGTCTCTTCGTCGGCATCAACAAGGGGCACATTGTCACCAAGCGCGAGCTGCCGCTTCGCCCGTCCGACCGCAAGGGG AAAGCTACTAAGAGGGTGACTTTCGTCAGAAGCCTGATTAGGGAGGTTGCTGGATTTGCCCCCTATGAGAAACGTATCACTGAGCTTCTGAAGGTTGGGAAGGACAAGCGTGCACTTAAGGTGGCCAAGAGAAAGCTTGGTACTCACAAGAGagcaaagaagaagagagaggagatggCAAATGTCGTCAGGAAGATGAG gtctggtggtggtgctgcggaCAAGAAGAAATAG
- the LOC101776934 gene encoding WUSCHEL-related homeobox 5, whose amino-acid sequence PLSPASAAAAALANARWNPTKEQLAALEGLYEHGLRTPSAEQIKQITARLREHGHIEGKNVFYWFQNHKARQRQKQKQDSFAYFTRLLRRPPPLPMLVRPPGPLPYPHGRLPVPAPPAAAAAACSSSNGGTHVMYRSPFYMPAAPQAPAANALYYHPQHQHQVPASVMYPRMEVAQDKMIPAAAQHNHHHHRHHPAAGAMYHAAAAGNNASTTPMHVLHFPPAAAVDAGPSRETLQLFPLQPTFLLPADKGRAAGGGASMAPAPSTASASFSGESESLEESPDSYSEALAVPFYDFFGLQSGGR is encoded by the exons ccgctgtccccggcctcggccgcggcggcggcgctggcgaacGCGCGGTGGAACCCGACCAAGGAGCAGCTGGCCGCGCTGGAGGGGCTGTACGAGCACGGCCTGCGCACCCCCAGCGCCGAGCAGATCAAGCAGATCACGGCCAGGCTGCGCGAGCACGGCCACATCGAGGGCAAGAACGTCTTCTACTGGTTCCAGAACCACAAGGCCCGCCAGCGCCAGAAGCAGAAGCAGGACAGCTTCGCCTACTTCACcaggctcctccgccgccccccgccgctgCCCATGCTCGTCAGACCCCCCGGCCCGCTGCCGTACCCTCACGGCCGCCTCCCcgtcccggcgccgcccgctgctgctgctgctgcatgcagcagcagcaacggtGGCACGCATG TGATGTACAGGTCTCCATTCTACATGCCAGCAGCGCCGCAGGCTCCCGCGGCGAATGCTCTCTACTACCACCCGCAGCACCAGCATCAGGTTCCAGCGTCAGTCATGTACCCAAGGATGGAGGTCGCGCAAGACAAGATGATCCCAGCAGCGGCGCAgcacaaccaccaccaccaccgccaccacccggcggccggcgccatgTACcatgccgccgcggcggggaaCAACGCGAGCACCACCCCGATGCACGTGCTGCACTTCCCGCCGGCGGCAGCAGTGGATGCTGGCCCCAGCCGCGAGACGCTGCAGCTGTTCCCTCTGCAGCCCACCTTCCTGCTGCCGGCCGACAaggggcgcgccgccggcggtggtgcgtccatggcgccggcgccgtcgacggcgTCCGCTTCGTTCTCGGGGGAGTCCGAGAGCCTGGAGGAGAGCCCGGACTCGTACAGCGAGGCGCTCGCGGTGCCGTTCTATGACTTCTTCGGCCTCCAGTCCGGAGGCCGCTGA